The following proteins come from a genomic window of Mycobacterium sp. DL:
- a CDS encoding phytanoyl-CoA dioxygenase family protein gives MAAPVNTASSPWISESDCDLDQFRAQAECDTDLADYPLAEGVRSNVLVYSAQSAARADRRALQSELIHALADGPGVVVFTEAFDADIVDRASAAFFAIIEAQREAGVAAGDHFGKPGANDRIWNAAQKLALHDPQVFADYYANDTLAVVCQAWLGPRYQVTSQVNVVNPGGKAQVPHRDYHLGFVPDEHLASYPAHLHRTSPVLTLQGAVAHCDMPTETGPTMLLPHSQRFAGGYVAFNRPEFVDYFADHHVQLPLSKGDAVFFNPALYHGAGSNVSSDIRRIANLMQISSPFGRAMEALDRTAMVRAVYPALRAMAAAGRPHRDLENVVVATAEGYAFPTNLDSDQPIGSLVPPSQVDIVLDALTNRLTDEDLDIALRDQNERRNP, from the coding sequence ATGGCCGCACCTGTGAACACCGCATCGTCGCCGTGGATCAGCGAGTCCGACTGCGATCTCGATCAGTTCCGCGCTCAAGCCGAATGCGACACCGACCTCGCCGACTATCCCCTCGCCGAGGGCGTTCGCAGCAACGTTCTTGTCTACTCCGCGCAATCCGCGGCACGCGCAGATCGGCGCGCGCTGCAGTCCGAACTGATCCACGCACTCGCCGACGGTCCCGGTGTCGTGGTCTTCACCGAAGCGTTCGACGCCGACATCGTCGACCGTGCCAGCGCAGCGTTCTTCGCGATCATCGAGGCGCAGCGCGAAGCCGGGGTGGCCGCCGGCGACCACTTCGGCAAGCCCGGCGCCAACGACCGGATCTGGAACGCCGCCCAGAAACTGGCCCTGCACGACCCGCAGGTGTTCGCCGACTACTACGCCAACGACACGCTCGCCGTGGTCTGCCAGGCCTGGCTCGGCCCGCGCTACCAGGTGACCTCACAGGTAAATGTCGTCAATCCCGGTGGCAAAGCACAAGTTCCGCATCGGGACTATCACCTCGGCTTCGTCCCCGACGAGCACCTCGCCTCCTACCCCGCGCATCTTCACCGGACATCTCCGGTGCTGACGCTTCAGGGCGCGGTGGCCCACTGCGACATGCCGACCGAGACCGGCCCGACGATGCTGCTGCCGCACTCCCAGCGTTTCGCCGGCGGGTATGTCGCCTTCAACCGTCCCGAGTTCGTCGACTACTTCGCCGACCACCACGTCCAGTTGCCGTTGAGCAAGGGTGACGCCGTGTTCTTCAACCCGGCGCTCTATCACGGTGCGGGCTCCAACGTCTCGTCCGACATCCGTCGCATCGCGAACCTGATGCAGATCTCGTCGCCGTTCGGGCGGGCGATGGAGGCGCTGGACCGCACGGCGATGGTGCGGGCGGTCTATCCGGCGCTGCGCGCCATGGCGGCCGCCGGCCGGCCGCACCGCGACCTCGAGAACGTGGTGGTCGCCACCGCCGAGGGCTACGCATTCCCCACCAACCTGGACAGCGATCAGCCGATCGGCAGCCTGGTACCGCCCAGTCAGGTGGACATCGTGCTCGACGCACTGACCAACAGGCTCACTGATGAAGACCTCGACATCGCACTTCGCGATCAGAACGAACGGAGAAACCCATGA
- a CDS encoding LacI family DNA-binding transcriptional regulator yields the protein MSHRYKVREIAQQAGLSEATVDRVLHHRPGVRENTVAEVNQAIADLDKQRAQLRLNGRRYLIDIVMQTPQRFSDAFRAAVEAELPAFAPAMLRARFHLWESGSTEQMVEALSRIRGSHGVVLKAQDQPEVADAVDRLTEAGVPVVTYATDVPTSSRCGYVGIDNHGAGVTAAYLVDQWLGRAPSDVLITLSRTVFRGEGEREVGFRSALRSSGRAVVEVSGSDGIDATNERLVLDALERHPAVEAVYSVGGGNVATVAAFEKLGRPCRVFIAHDLDADNRRLLREGRISVVLHNDLRADARLALRLILQERGALPVEPARPAPIQVVTPFNVPV from the coding sequence ATGTCGCACCGCTACAAGGTTCGTGAGATCGCCCAGCAGGCGGGTCTGAGCGAAGCGACCGTCGATCGGGTGCTGCACCACCGGCCCGGGGTGCGGGAGAACACTGTCGCCGAGGTGAATCAGGCGATCGCCGACCTGGACAAACAGCGCGCCCAACTGCGCCTGAACGGGCGTCGCTATCTCATCGACATCGTCATGCAGACCCCGCAGCGGTTCTCCGACGCGTTCCGCGCCGCGGTCGAAGCCGAACTGCCCGCGTTCGCCCCGGCGATGCTGCGGGCCCGGTTCCATCTGTGGGAGTCCGGCTCGACCGAGCAGATGGTCGAGGCACTCAGCCGGATCCGGGGCAGCCACGGGGTGGTGCTCAAGGCACAGGATCAGCCCGAGGTGGCCGACGCGGTCGACCGCCTCACCGAAGCCGGCGTCCCGGTCGTGACGTACGCGACCGACGTGCCGACGAGCTCGCGCTGCGGCTATGTCGGCATCGACAACCATGGCGCCGGCGTGACGGCTGCCTATCTGGTGGACCAGTGGCTGGGGCGGGCACCGTCCGACGTGCTGATCACCCTCAGCCGCACGGTGTTCCGTGGTGAGGGCGAGCGTGAAGTCGGTTTCCGGTCGGCGCTGCGCAGTTCGGGCCGCGCCGTCGTCGAGGTCAGTGGCAGCGACGGGATCGACGCGACCAACGAGCGCCTGGTGCTCGACGCCCTCGAGCGCCACCCCGCGGTGGAGGCGGTCTACTCCGTCGGCGGCGGGAACGTGGCCACTGTCGCCGCGTTCGAGAAACTGGGTCGCCCGTGCAGAGTGTTCATAGCCCATGACCTCGACGCCGACAACCGGCGGCTGCTCCGGGAGGGCCGCATCTCGGTGGTGCTGCACAACGATCTTCGCGCCGACGCCCGGCTCGCGTTGAGGCTGATCCTCCAGGAGCGCGGCGCGCTTCCGGTGGAGCCCGCCCGGCCGGCTCCCATCCAGGTCGTCACCCCCTTCAACGTGCCCGTCTGA
- a CDS encoding PfkB family carbohydrate kinase: MTVLGNLAIDVINGAPRSPGGCASFAGVALEASGGAGRIVAMGAEQDHALFDALLERFGDIVRVLPSNATSAFRLDYDDVDHRHMSVDAIGPSWSAADVEAADPQTTWVHLAPLLRTDFPAETLALLSARGHHIAYDGQGLVRADRLGPLVEDRHFPADLLTHLDVLKLAEDEAVVVADGPFDAAVAERLGVPEIVVTYGSEGCHIYTEAGITRVPAAWRVLDVQTTGAGDMFTACYVAGRAAGADPRQAAELASELVAGELEKRRQVRPEPLSADLAPGR, encoded by the coding sequence GTGACCGTGCTGGGCAACCTGGCCATCGATGTGATCAACGGTGCGCCCAGGAGCCCCGGCGGCTGCGCGTCGTTCGCCGGCGTGGCGCTGGAAGCGTCCGGAGGTGCCGGTCGGATCGTGGCCATGGGCGCCGAGCAGGACCACGCACTGTTCGATGCGCTGCTCGAACGCTTCGGTGACATCGTCCGTGTTCTGCCCTCGAACGCCACGAGTGCGTTCCGCCTGGACTACGACGACGTCGACCATCGCCACATGTCAGTGGACGCGATCGGCCCATCCTGGAGTGCGGCCGACGTCGAGGCCGCCGATCCGCAGACCACCTGGGTGCACCTGGCGCCGCTGCTGCGCACCGACTTCCCGGCGGAGACGCTGGCCCTGCTGTCCGCCCGCGGCCATCACATCGCCTACGACGGGCAGGGGCTGGTTCGAGCCGATCGACTGGGACCGCTGGTCGAGGACCGTCACTTCCCGGCCGACCTGTTGACCCACCTCGATGTTCTGAAGCTGGCGGAGGACGAAGCGGTCGTCGTCGCGGACGGACCCTTCGACGCGGCGGTGGCCGAGCGACTCGGCGTGCCGGAGATCGTGGTGACCTACGGCTCGGAGGGCTGCCACATCTACACCGAGGCCGGCATCACCCGCGTTCCCGCCGCGTGGCGCGTGCTCGATGTGCAGACCACCGGCGCCGGGGACATGTTCACGGCCTGTTACGTGGCCGGCCGCGCGGCGGGCGCCGATCCACGGCAGGCAGCCGAACTGGCGAGTGAGCTCGTCGCCGGAGAACTCGAGAAGCGACGCCAGGTCCGACCGGAGCCACTCTCGGCCGACCTGGCTCCGGGTAGGTAG